The Tursiops truncatus isolate mTurTru1 chromosome 6, mTurTru1.mat.Y, whole genome shotgun sequence genome includes a window with the following:
- the TRIM35 gene encoding E3 ubiquitin-protein ligase TRIM35, with amino-acid sequence MEAGPALSPGPSRSFKEELLCAVCYDPFRDAVTLRCGHNFCRGCVTRCWEVQVAPTCPVCKDRAAPADLRTNHTLNNLVEKLLREEAEGARWTGHRSPRLCRLHRGQFNLFCLDDKELLCCSCQTDPRHQGHRVQPVKDTAHDFRAKCRNMEHALREKAKAFWAMRRSYEAIAKHNQVEASWLEGRIRQEFDKLREFLRVEEQAILDAMAEEARQKQLLAEEKMKRLAEDTEALAHEIERLQMEMKEDDVSFLMKHKSRKRRLFCTMEPEPVQPGMLIDVCKYLDSLQYRVWRKMLVCVESVPFSFDPNTAAGWLSVSDDLTSVTNHGYRVQVENPERFSSAPCLLGSCVLSQGSHAWEVDLGALPSWRVGVVRMRQDAGAEGHSHSCYHDTRSGFWYVCRTQGVDGDHCVTSDPATSPLVPAIPRRLRVELECEEGELSFYDAERHCHLYTFHARFGEVRPYFYLGGSRGDGPPEPLRICPLRITVKEELDG; translated from the exons ATGGAAGCGGGGCCCGCCTTGTCCCCCGGGCCTTCCCGCTCCTTCAAGGAGGAGCTGCTCTGCGCCGTCTGCTACGACCCCTTCCGTGACGCCGTGACTCTGCGCTGCGGCCACAACTTCTGCCGCGGGTGCGTGACCCGCTGCTGGGAGGTGCAGGTGGCACCCACCTGCCCGGTGTGCAAGGACCGCGCGGCCCCCGCCGACCTGCGCACCAACCACACCCTCAATAACCTCGTGGAGAAGCTGCTGCGCGAGGAGGCCGAGGGCGCGCGCTGGACCGGCCACCGCTCTCCGCGCCTCTGCCGCCTGCACCGCGGCCAGTTCAACCTCTTCTGTCTCGACGACAAGGAGCTGCTGTGCTGCTCGTGCCAGACCGACCCCCGGCACCAGGGGCACCGCGTGCAGCCGGTGAAGGACACTGCCCACGACTTTCGG GCCAAGTGCAGGAACATGGAACACGCGCTGCGGGAGAAAGCCAAGGCCTTCTGGGCCATGCGGCGCTCCTACGAGGCCATCGCCAAGCACAATCAG GTGGAGGCTTCCTGGCTGGAAGGGCGAATCCGGCAGGAGTTTGACAAGCTTCGAGAGTTCTTGAGAGTGGAGGAGCAGGCCATCCTGGATGCCATGGCCGAGGAGGCCAGGCAGAAGCAGCTTCTGGCCGAGGAGAAGATGAAGCGGCTGGCAGAAGACACGGAGGCCCTGGCCCATGAGATTGAGCGGCTGCAGATGGAGATGAAGGAGGATGACGTTTCCTTTCTCATG aaacacAAGAGCCGAAAACGCCG CCTCTTCTGCACGATGGAGCCGGAGCCTGTCCAGCCTGGTATGCTCATCGACGTTTGCAAGTACCTGGACTCCCTGCAGTACCGAGTCTGGAGGAAGATGCTCGTGTGTGTCGAATCTG TGCCTTTCAGCTTTGATCCCAACACTGCGGCTGGCTGGCTGTCCGTGTCAGACGACCTCACCAGTGTCACCAACCACGGCTACCGGGTCCAGGTCGAGAATCCGGAGCGCTTCTCATCAGCACCCTGCCTGCTGGGCTCCTGCGTCTTGTCGCAGGGCTCGCATGCCTGGGAGGTGGACCTGGGGGCACTGCCGAGCTGGCGCGTGGGCGTGGTGCGGATGCGCCAGGACGCGGGCGCCGAGGGCCACTCGCACAGCTGCTACCACGACACGCGCTCGGGCTTCTGGTACGTGTGCCGCACACAGGGCGTGGACGGCGACCACTGCGTGACCTCGGACCCCGCCACATCGCCCCTGGTCCCCGCCATCCCGCGCCGCCTGCGCGTGGAGTTGGAGTGCGAGGAGGGTGAGCTGTCCTTCTACGACGCGGAGCGCCACTGCCACCTGTACACCTTCCACGCCCGCTTCGGGGAGGTACGGCCCTACTTCTACCTGGGCGGCTCGCGGGGGGACGGGCCCCCCGAGCCGCTGCGCATCTGCCCCCTGCGCATCACCGTCAAGGAGGAGCTGGATGGCTGA